A single window of Dendropsophus ebraccatus isolate aDenEbr1 chromosome 5, aDenEbr1.pat, whole genome shotgun sequence DNA harbors:
- the LOC138794225 gene encoding olfactory receptor 52M1-like has protein sequence MGTPNNSCFHPSFFVLVGIPGLEHLHVWISIPFFSIFLSAIVGNYTVVLIIVMETTLHQPMYVYFILLAFIDLILAHTTMPKLLSIFWFQYNRISFYTCLVQMFCVHAFSTIESGIFLAMAYDRYVAICNPLRYSVIVTTSVIISSGVLAILRGVIYILPLPLLLRRFHLYTSNVILHSYCEHMAVLRLVCADGSFNDHVGMTVGFMVLVMDSVLIVTSYVLILQALLRLSAEARLKAFGTCISHVCAILCFYTPILCSSLVHRFGRNVPHHTHILLANVYLLVPPLLNPLVYGIRTKQIRERVRTFFSLKRYPS, from the coding sequence ATGGGAACTCCCAATAACTCCTGTTTCCACCCGTCTTTCTTTGTCCTGGTGGGGATCCCGGGCCTGGAGCACCTCCACGTCTGGATCTCCATCCCATTCTTCTCTATATTTCTTTCAGCCATTGTGGGTAACTATACGGTTGTGCTGATCATCGTGATGGAGACCACCCTCCACCAGCCCATGTACGTCTACTTCATCCTTCTGGCTTTCATAGACCTTATTTTAGCCCATACCACTATGCCCAAGCTTCTCAGCATCTTCTGGTTCCAATATAACAGGATTAGCTTCTATACATGTCTTGTCCAGATGTTCTGTGTCCACGCCTTCTCTACCATTGAGTCGGGAATCTTTCTGGCCATGGCATATGATCGGTACGTGGCTATATGCAACCCTCTTAGATACTCAGTTATAGTCACCACCAGTGTTATCATCAGTAGTGGGGTATTAGCCATACTGCGGGGGGTTATTTACATCCTACCCCTGCCACTCTTGCTGAGGAGGTTCCACCTATATACCAGTAATGTTATCCTGCACTCGTATTGTGAGCACATGGCCGTGCTGAGGCTGGTCTGTGCCGATGGCTCCTTCAATGACCATGTTGGCATGACAGTTGGGTTCATGGTGTTGGTGATGGACTCGGTGCTCATTGTAACTTCTTATGTCCTGATCCTTCAGGCTCTTCTTAGGTTGTCTGCTGAGGCTCGCCTGAAAGCCTTCGGGACATGCATTTCCCATGTCTGTGCTATCCTATGCTTTTATACCCCAATACTCTGCTCATCCTTGGTCCACAGATTTGGGAGAAATGTTCCTCACCACACTCATATCCTCCTGGCAAATGTCTACCTCCTCGTACCCCCACTGCTCAACCCTCTGGTCTATGGGATAAGAACTAAACAAATCAGGGAGCGGGTGAGGACATTCTTCTCCTTAAAAAGATACCCTAGTTAA